A single region of the Vibrio cyclitrophicus genome encodes:
- a CDS encoding phaC PHA synthase translates to MKKLLSVLAVSAAVMAPAAFASSPVMFSTINGFNAPDSDAVGGVRVALLHGQVNDLKGVDLAIIGMSETQTTTGVNLGIFGAHKVNQEMTGASLGIFNWNPGKTTGLNLGAVNITNDVKGANVSFVNYSEGDTLVDVGAANLSEVSTVQVGIFNKTKKIEGVQVGLINCADNGFFPCFPIVNFAK, encoded by the coding sequence ATGAAAAAACTACTTTCAGTACTTGCTGTGTCTGCAGCGGTAATGGCGCCAGCAGCATTCGCTTCTTCGCCAGTTATGTTTTCAACGATTAACGGCTTTAATGCTCCGGATTCAGATGCGGTTGGCGGTGTACGTGTGGCGTTGCTTCATGGCCAAGTGAATGACCTTAAAGGTGTCGACCTTGCTATTATTGGTATGTCAGAGACGCAAACTACGACGGGTGTGAACCTGGGTATTTTTGGTGCGCATAAAGTAAACCAAGAAATGACCGGTGCTTCTTTGGGTATATTCAACTGGAACCCAGGAAAAACCACAGGTTTGAACTTGGGTGCCGTTAACATCACTAACGATGTGAAAGGCGCGAACGTGAGTTTTGTAAACTACTCGGAAGGCGACACTTTGGTTGATGTTGGTGCTGCAAACCTTTCAGAAGTATCTACGGTTCAGGTGGGTATCTTCAACAAAACTAAAAAAATCGAGGGCGTACAAGTTGGTCTGATCAACTGTGCTGACAACGGCTTCTTCCCGTGTTTCCCGATTGTGAACTTCGCTAAATAA
- the frdD gene encoding fumarate reductase subunit FrdD — MNTNYKVKPVNHDPKRSDEPIWWGLFGAGGTWFAMITPITILVLGILVPMGIIDADAMSYERVSEFATSIIGALFIIGTLALPMWHAMHRLHHGMHDLKFHVGVAGKVGCYFVAGLISALSVIFIFMI; from the coding sequence ATGAACACAAATTACAAAGTGAAACCTGTTAACCACGATCCTAAACGCTCTGATGAGCCAATCTGGTGGGGCCTATTTGGCGCTGGCGGTACTTGGTTCGCGATGATCACACCTATCACGATTCTAGTGTTAGGTATCTTAGTGCCAATGGGCATTATCGATGCGGATGCAATGAGCTACGAGCGTGTGTCTGAATTCGCCACCAGCATTATCGGTGCGCTATTCATCATCGGTACGCTAGCTCTACCAATGTGGCACGCAATGCACCGTCTTCACCACGGCATGCACGACCTTAAGTTCCACGTCGGTGTTGCTGGTAAAGTAGGTTGCTACTTCGTTGCAGGCCTAATCAGCGCGTTGTCTGTTATCTTCATCTTTATGATTTAA
- a CDS encoding MATE family efflux transporter yields the protein MQDKHGLLTAPIESTLRTMTIPTIFGMVAILMFNLVDTFFISLLGTQALAAVSFTFPVTFAINCITMGIGIGLSTCIGRLLGQGCAQNAARFTCHGLLLAVLLVGFASTLGLLTLEPMFTLLGAEPELLPLISEYMSVWYLAIPLLVIPMAGNSAIRASGDTKTPAKIMMLAGLINGILDPLLIFGYGPFPELGIQGAAIASGFSWFGALCGSLYVLTMREKLLAPPKLKNIIDDWKQILTIGTPAALSNALNPLAGAIIMIMLAKQGTEAVAAYGAAQRIESILIIVLMSLTSALTPFMAQNFGANNPQRSFKALFLSMRFAILFQGLVFLMMVPLSIPLAALFSQEESVRGILWHYLLVVPFSYGFQGIVMMLISGMNAMHQPLKAFQWSFMRLFVFTLPFAWIGSQINGVEGLFIGLALGNIMGGISGYCFALRVEKDSRCG from the coding sequence ATGCAAGATAAGCACGGGCTCTTAACCGCCCCTATTGAGAGTACATTGCGTACCATGACCATACCGACCATATTCGGTATGGTGGCGATCTTGATGTTTAACCTTGTCGATACTTTCTTTATTTCATTGCTCGGCACACAAGCTCTTGCAGCGGTCAGCTTTACCTTCCCCGTCACCTTCGCCATCAATTGCATTACTATGGGCATAGGCATTGGCTTGTCGACATGTATAGGAAGATTACTTGGCCAAGGTTGCGCGCAAAATGCAGCTCGTTTTACCTGCCACGGTTTATTGCTTGCTGTGCTGCTTGTCGGTTTTGCGTCTACGCTGGGCCTACTAACGCTAGAGCCCATGTTTACCTTATTGGGCGCCGAGCCTGAGTTACTGCCACTGATATCCGAATACATGTCAGTCTGGTATTTAGCCATTCCACTGCTTGTTATTCCTATGGCAGGCAACAGCGCAATACGTGCGAGTGGCGATACCAAAACACCCGCTAAGATCATGATGTTGGCTGGCCTGATTAACGGTATTCTCGACCCGCTGCTGATCTTCGGTTACGGGCCTTTTCCTGAACTAGGGATTCAAGGCGCAGCCATTGCTAGCGGATTCAGTTGGTTTGGTGCGTTGTGTGGCTCACTGTATGTGTTAACCATGCGAGAAAAGCTGCTTGCTCCGCCCAAACTAAAAAACATCATCGATGACTGGAAACAGATCTTAACCATCGGCACACCAGCCGCTCTGTCTAACGCTCTGAACCCACTTGCTGGCGCTATCATCATGATAATGTTGGCCAAACAAGGGACTGAAGCGGTTGCGGCTTATGGTGCTGCCCAGCGTATTGAATCCATTCTTATCATTGTGCTGATGTCTCTTACTTCGGCTCTTACACCTTTCATGGCTCAGAACTTTGGCGCAAACAACCCTCAACGCAGCTTTAAGGCACTGTTTCTAAGCATGCGTTTTGCCATATTATTCCAAGGGTTGGTCTTCTTAATGATGGTACCACTGAGCATTCCTTTGGCCGCCCTGTTCTCTCAAGAAGAATCTGTACGAGGCATTTTGTGGCATTACCTGTTAGTCGTCCCCTTTAGCTATGGGTTCCAAGGTATTGTGATGATGTTGATCAGCGGCATGAACGCGATGCATCAACCACTTAAAGCCTTTCAATGGAGCTTCATGCGTCTGTTTGTATTCACACTGCCATTCGCTTGGATCGGCAGCCAAATAAATGGTGTCGAAGGACTGTTTATTGGCTTAGCCTTGGGGAACATCATGGGCGGTATATCCGGGTATTGCTTTGCGCTTCGAGTAGAGAAAGATTCGAGATGCGGGTAA
- the groL gene encoding chaperonin GroEL (60 kDa chaperone family; promotes refolding of misfolded polypeptides especially under stressful conditions; forms two stacked rings of heptamers to form a barrel-shaped 14mer; ends can be capped by GroES; misfolded proteins enter the barrel where they are refolded when GroES binds), translated as MAAKDVKFGNDARIKMLEGVNVLADAVKVTLGPKGRNVVLDKSFGAPTITKDGVSVAREIELEDKFQNMGAQMVKEVASQANDAAGDGTTTATVLAQSIIAEGLKAVAAGMNPMDLKRGIDKAVIAAVEELKNLSVPCSDTKAIAQVGTISANSDSTVGNIIAEAMEKVGRDGVITVEEGQALQDELDVVEGMQFDRGYLSPYFINNQEAGSVDLESPFILLIDKKVSNIRELLPTLEAVAKASRPLLIIAEDVEGEALATLVVNNMRGIVKVAAVKAPGFGDRRKSMLQDIAILTGGTVISEEIGLDLEKVTLEDLGQAKRITITKENSTIIDGAGNEEMIKGRVSQIRQQIEDATSDYDKEKLQERVAKLAGGVAVIKVGAATEVEMKEKKDRVEDALHATRAAVEEGVVAGGGVALIRAASKVAGLEGDNEEQNVGIRVALRAMEAPIRQITKNAGDEESVVANNVRAGEGNYGYNAATGEYGDMIAMGILDPTKVTRSALQFAASVAGLMITTEAMITDKPQDSGPAMPDMGGMGGMGGMGGMM; from the coding sequence ATGGCTGCTAAAGACGTTAAATTTGGTAACGACGCACGTATTAAAATGCTAGAAGGTGTAAACGTTCTGGCTGACGCAGTAAAAGTAACACTAGGTCCTAAAGGCCGTAACGTTGTTCTAGACAAATCATTTGGCGCACCAACGATCACTAAAGATGGTGTTTCTGTTGCACGTGAAATCGAACTTGAAGACAAGTTCCAAAACATGGGCGCACAAATGGTTAAAGAAGTGGCTTCGCAAGCGAATGACGCGGCGGGCGACGGAACAACGACAGCAACAGTATTGGCTCAGTCTATTATCGCTGAAGGCTTAAAAGCGGTTGCTGCTGGCATGAACCCAATGGATCTTAAGCGCGGTATCGACAAAGCGGTTATCGCGGCTGTTGAAGAGCTGAAGAACCTTTCTGTTCCTTGTTCAGACACGAAAGCTATCGCTCAAGTAGGTACTATCTCTGCGAACTCAGATTCGACAGTAGGTAACATCATTGCTGAAGCGATGGAAAAAGTAGGTCGTGATGGCGTTATCACGGTTGAAGAAGGTCAGGCTCTGCAAGACGAGCTAGACGTCGTTGAAGGTATGCAGTTCGACCGCGGTTACCTGTCTCCTTACTTCATCAACAACCAAGAAGCAGGTTCTGTTGATCTAGAAAGCCCATTCATTCTTCTTATCGACAAGAAAGTTTCGAACATCCGTGAACTTCTTCCGACTCTAGAAGCAGTTGCTAAGGCATCTCGTCCACTTCTTATCATCGCTGAAGATGTAGAAGGCGAAGCACTAGCAACTCTAGTTGTGAACAACATGCGTGGCATCGTTAAAGTGGCTGCTGTTAAAGCGCCAGGTTTCGGCGACCGTCGTAAATCTATGCTGCAAGACATCGCAATCCTAACGGGCGGCACGGTTATCTCTGAAGAGATCGGCCTAGACCTTGAGAAAGTAACGTTAGAAGACCTAGGTCAAGCTAAGCGTATTACTATCACTAAAGAAAACTCAACCATCATTGATGGTGCGGGTAATGAAGAGATGATCAAAGGTCGCGTCTCTCAAATTCGTCAACAAATCGAAGATGCAACGTCTGACTACGACAAAGAGAAGCTTCAAGAGCGCGTAGCTAAACTAGCTGGCGGTGTTGCAGTAATCAAAGTTGGCGCAGCAACTGAAGTTGAGATGAAAGAGAAGAAAGATCGCGTTGAAGATGCACTTCACGCAACTCGCGCTGCTGTTGAAGAGGGTGTGGTTGCTGGTGGTGGTGTTGCACTTATCCGCGCTGCATCTAAAGTTGCTGGCCTTGAAGGCGACAACGAAGAGCAAAACGTAGGTATCCGTGTTGCACTACGTGCAATGGAAGCGCCTATCCGTCAAATCACGAAGAACGCAGGTGATGAAGAATCTGTTGTTGCTAACAACGTTCGTGCTGGCGAAGGTAACTACGGTTACAACGCGGCAACGGGCGAATACGGCGACATGATTGCTATGGGTATCCTAGATCCAACTAAGGTAACTCGCTCTGCACTTCAGTTCGCAGCATCAGTTGCTGGTCTTATGATCACAACAGAAGCGATGATCACTGACAAGCCTCAAGACTCTGGCCCTGCAATGCCTGATATGGGTGGCATGGGTGGTATGGGTGGCATGGGCGGCATGATGTAA
- a CDS encoding methylated-DNA--[protein]-cysteine S-methyltransferase produces MEETTYKMLYDAPIGKMIIVSNGVSLIEIDHINHEELMTNNPDELCQLATKQLDEYFAGQRTEFDLPLRAIKSTDFQRKAWAALTTIPYGETISYGEQAKRMDKPKAVRAVGGANGKNPFSIVVPCHRVIGANGTLTGYTGGMNRKEWLLDFERSVLKAR; encoded by the coding sequence ATGGAAGAAACCACTTACAAAATGCTTTATGACGCACCGATTGGCAAGATGATCATTGTGAGCAATGGTGTGTCGCTTATTGAAATTGACCATATAAATCACGAAGAGCTAATGACTAACAATCCAGATGAGCTTTGCCAACTGGCGACGAAACAGTTAGATGAGTACTTCGCAGGTCAACGAACAGAATTCGATTTACCATTGAGGGCAATAAAAAGTACTGACTTTCAACGTAAAGCATGGGCCGCATTAACAACCATTCCTTATGGCGAAACCATCAGTTACGGCGAACAAGCGAAAAGAATGGACAAACCAAAAGCCGTAAGAGCAGTGGGTGGTGCGAATGGTAAAAACCCGTTTAGCATTGTCGTACCCTGCCATCGAGTGATTGGTGCGAATGGTACATTAACCGGCTACACCGGCGGCATGAACCGCAAAGAGTGGTTGTTGGATTTTGAGCGTTCGGTTTTGAAAGCAAGATGA
- the frdC gene encoding fumarate reductase subunit FrdC yields the protein MSNRKPYVREMKRTWWSNHPFYRFYMLREATVLPLILFTLFLTFGLGALVKGPEAWAGWLSFMANPIVVGINIVALLGSLLHAQTFFSMMPQVMPIRLKGKLVDKRIIVLTQWAAVAFISLIVLVVV from the coding sequence ATGAGCAATCGTAAGCCTTATGTTCGTGAGATGAAGAGAACGTGGTGGAGCAACCATCCGTTCTACCGCTTCTACATGCTACGTGAAGCGACAGTACTGCCTTTGATTCTATTCACTCTGTTCCTAACCTTCGGTTTGGGTGCGCTAGTGAAAGGCCCTGAAGCGTGGGCTGGTTGGTTGAGCTTTATGGCTAACCCTATCGTTGTTGGTATCAACATCGTGGCACTGCTAGGCAGCTTACTGCACGCTCAGACCTTCTTCAGCATGATGCCTCAAGTAATGCCAATCCGCCTTAAAGGCAAGCTGGTAGATAAGAGAATCATCGTACTGACTCAGTGGGCAGCGGTGGCTTTTATTTCTTTAATCGTTCTTGTTGTGGTGTAA
- a CDS encoding co-chaperone GroES, producing MNIRPLHDRVIVERQEVESKSAGGIVLTGSAAEKSTRGIILAVGKGRILENGSVQPLDVKVGDTVIFSEGYGTKTEKIDGKEVLIMSENDIMAIVE from the coding sequence ATGAATATCCGTCCTCTACACGACCGAGTTATCGTTGAGCGCCAAGAAGTTGAATCTAAATCTGCTGGTGGCATCGTTCTAACTGGTTCTGCCGCTGAAAAATCAACGCGCGGTATTATTCTAGCTGTTGGCAAAGGCCGCATTCTAGAAAACGGTTCAGTACAACCATTGGACGTTAAAGTTGGCGATACTGTTATCTTTTCTGAAGGCTACGGCACTAAAACTGAAAAGATCGACGGCAAAGAAGTTCTGATCATGTCTGAAAACGACATCATGGCGATCGTTGAGTAA
- a CDS encoding diguanylate cyclase has translation MINPHTVDFKKAFLSLTASFLVVLGLLLVDSAEESDKQYGIEKQGVTRSLAELTQIINALEYNITALYPLHGDTYVFSHEKKLEGETCHFTSEKQNAPRFDFMFSGPREMCNPKSDLYTEAGKRLFIAPTMAYFANTIDTISAIYFISKEKFIISSPSDFASYIKGDTFDSVVNSRPYWVNTIRFGLAQGQDQVVYTGQYDDYLTGQKVVTLTKGIYVNGEFKGVLGVDGYVSNLVSNPTHGYKITSTRGANKYGFMDFTYSKPLYVDDINTQLYLTIEEDKSEHFLHILEMERIQLSILLVLYLLSVLWLWRFYTRQEHQRLNDLAMHDPLTGLLNRRGFEARLLAQDEQPIVGVGVFDIDDFKVVNDQHGHKVGDEVICHVAQLMLNSVRQQDIVARFGGEEFVVAITGESSELLSSIFERIQNDINLQSYRCPTGDKVNISVSGGATLYSLYKFDSVGHLWENQSIRSSDEQLYKAKAAGKNQVCIHVH, from the coding sequence TTGATTAATCCCCATACCGTCGATTTTAAAAAGGCTTTCTTAAGCCTTACCGCCAGTTTTTTAGTCGTTTTGGGCTTATTGCTCGTTGATTCAGCGGAAGAATCAGATAAACAGTATGGAATCGAAAAACAAGGCGTGACACGCTCTTTAGCGGAGCTCACACAGATCATAAATGCACTTGAGTACAACATCACGGCGCTTTATCCACTGCATGGGGATACCTACGTATTCTCGCATGAGAAAAAGCTTGAAGGTGAGACGTGCCACTTCACCAGCGAGAAGCAAAATGCCCCTCGTTTTGATTTTATGTTCTCTGGCCCTCGCGAGATGTGCAACCCGAAATCGGACCTTTATACCGAAGCGGGTAAGCGCTTGTTCATCGCGCCGACCATGGCTTATTTTGCCAACACCATTGATACCATCTCTGCGATTTACTTCATTTCAAAAGAGAAGTTTATTATCTCTTCGCCTTCTGATTTTGCCAGTTACATTAAGGGTGACACCTTTGATTCTGTGGTGAATAGCAGGCCTTATTGGGTGAACACGATTCGCTTTGGCTTAGCTCAAGGGCAGGACCAAGTGGTGTATACCGGCCAGTATGATGACTACCTGACAGGTCAGAAAGTGGTGACCTTAACCAAGGGAATCTACGTAAATGGTGAATTTAAAGGGGTATTGGGTGTCGATGGGTATGTCTCCAACCTAGTATCGAACCCGACTCATGGTTATAAAATCACCAGCACGCGAGGTGCAAATAAATACGGGTTTATGGATTTCACCTATTCCAAGCCTCTGTATGTGGATGACATTAATACGCAGCTATATCTGACTATCGAAGAAGATAAGAGTGAACATTTTCTACATATATTGGAGATGGAGAGGATTCAGCTTTCGATATTGTTGGTTTTGTATCTGCTCTCGGTTTTATGGCTATGGCGCTTTTACACAAGGCAAGAGCACCAGCGTTTAAATGACTTAGCAATGCACGACCCACTCACTGGCTTGTTAAATCGACGCGGTTTTGAAGCTCGATTATTGGCACAGGATGAACAGCCGATTGTTGGTGTTGGCGTGTTCGATATCGATGATTTCAAAGTCGTTAATGATCAGCATGGCCATAAAGTGGGGGACGAGGTGATTTGCCATGTCGCTCAGTTGATGCTGAACAGCGTTAGACAGCAAGATATCGTGGCGCGATTTGGTGGTGAAGAGTTTGTTGTGGCGATTACGGGTGAATCATCTGAACTGCTTTCATCGATCTTTGAGCGAATTCAAAATGACATTAACCTACAGAGTTATCGATGCCCAACAGGTGACAAGGTGAATATCTCAGTGTCAGGTGGTGCGACGCTCTACTCTCTGTATAAGTTCGACAGTGTCGGGCACTTGTGGGAAAACCAGAGCATTCGTTCGTCTGATGAGCAACTCTATAAGGCAAAGGCTGCGGGTAAGAACCAGGTGTGTATTCACGTGCATTAA
- a CDS encoding succinate dehydrogenase/fumarate reductase iron-sulfur subunit: MSANRIQKIEILRYDPEHDAEPHFQTFEVPFDETMSVLDAIGYIKDNLDKDLSYRWSCRMAICGSCGIMVDGVPKLACKSFLRDYPNGFKIEPLANFPIEKDLIVDMTPFIERLEAIKPYIIGNDRKPEDGTNIQTPEQMAKYKQFAGCINCGLCYAACPQFGLNPEFIGPAALALAHRYNLDSRDNGKAERMKLINGDNGAWGCTFVGYCSDVCPKKVDPAAAVNQGKVESSMDFVISMFKPDGSQVKTAEEA, encoded by the coding sequence ATGTCAGCGAATCGAATCCAAAAAATTGAAATCCTGCGTTATGACCCAGAGCACGATGCAGAACCTCACTTTCAAACCTTTGAAGTTCCATTTGATGAAACCATGTCGGTACTTGATGCGATTGGTTACATCAAAGATAACCTAGATAAAGACCTGTCTTACCGTTGGTCTTGTCGTATGGCGATTTGTGGTTCTTGCGGCATCATGGTTGATGGTGTGCCAAAACTGGCATGTAAGAGCTTCTTACGTGACTACCCGAATGGCTTCAAGATTGAGCCTTTGGCTAACTTCCCAATCGAGAAAGATTTGATTGTCGACATGACGCCGTTCATCGAGCGCCTTGAAGCAATCAAGCCTTACATCATTGGTAACGACCGTAAGCCAGAAGACGGCACCAACATCCAAACTCCAGAGCAAATGGCGAAGTACAAACAGTTCGCTGGCTGCATCAACTGTGGTTTGTGTTACGCAGCGTGTCCTCAGTTTGGTCTAAACCCTGAGTTCATCGGCCCTGCGGCACTTGCTCTTGCTCACCGCTACAACCTAGATAGCCGTGACAATGGTAAAGCTGAACGCATGAAGCTTATCAATGGCGACAATGGCGCTTGGGGCTGTACGTTTGTAGGTTACTGTTCTGACGTATGTCCGAAGAAAGTAGACCCAGCAGCGGCAGTAAACCAAGGCAAAGTTGAGTCTTCAATGGACTTCGTTATCTCGATGTTCAAGCCTGATGGATCGCAAGTAAAAACAGCAGAGGAGGCATAA
- the epmB gene encoding EF-P beta-lysylation protein EpmB, which yields MPHIITRKVESVEQNWLKQLSNAISDPTKLLEALEIDPTPWQAGFAARELFALRVPLSFVERMEKGNPHDPLLRQVLPLTEEFEVHQGYSADPLEEQDNAIPGLLHKYKSRALMIVKGGCAINCRYCFRRHFPYQDNKGSKSVWQTSLDYVAAHSEINEVILSGGDPLMAKDSELEWLIHAIEQIPHVKTVRIHSRLPVVIPARVTDELCQLLAQTRLNVVMVSHINHANEINVELKQAFHKLKLSGATLLNQGVMLKGVNDSANSLKELSEKLFDAGVLPYYMHVLDKVQGAAHFYISDEEAKHHFKGLISEVSGYLVPKLTREIGGRSSKTPLDLHIE from the coding sequence ATGCCGCATATCATAACCCGAAAAGTCGAATCTGTTGAGCAAAACTGGCTCAAACAACTATCGAATGCGATCTCTGACCCGACAAAACTGCTTGAAGCATTGGAAATAGACCCAACACCGTGGCAAGCAGGGTTTGCTGCTCGTGAGTTATTTGCCCTTCGGGTGCCCCTAAGTTTTGTCGAGCGAATGGAAAAAGGCAACCCTCACGACCCATTACTGCGTCAGGTATTACCTTTAACCGAAGAGTTCGAAGTACACCAAGGTTATTCGGCGGATCCACTGGAAGAGCAAGACAACGCAATCCCCGGACTGCTGCACAAATATAAAAGCCGCGCACTAATGATCGTAAAAGGTGGCTGCGCGATTAACTGCCGCTACTGCTTCCGTCGTCATTTCCCTTATCAAGACAACAAGGGCTCTAAGTCGGTGTGGCAAACCAGCCTCGATTATGTAGCTGCTCACTCAGAGATCAACGAAGTAATCTTGTCGGGTGGCGACCCTCTAATGGCAAAAGACAGCGAACTCGAGTGGCTTATCCATGCCATCGAACAGATCCCACATGTAAAAACCGTTCGAATTCATAGCCGATTACCGGTTGTGATCCCTGCTCGAGTGACTGATGAACTATGCCAATTGTTAGCTCAAACTCGCCTCAATGTGGTCATGGTCAGCCATATCAATCACGCCAATGAAATCAACGTGGAGCTCAAACAAGCTTTCCATAAGTTGAAACTCAGTGGTGCGACTCTACTTAATCAGGGCGTGATGCTAAAAGGCGTAAATGACAGCGCTAACTCATTGAAAGAATTAAGTGAAAAGCTATTCGATGCCGGTGTTTTACCTTACTATATGCATGTTCTTGATAAGGTTCAGGGCGCCGCTCACTTCTATATTTCAGATGAAGAAGCGAAGCACCACTTCAAGGGTTTAATCTCTGAGGTTTCTGGCTACCTCGTACCTAAGTTAACTCGTGAGATCGGCGGTCGCAGCAGTAAGACACCGCTCGATCTGCATATTGAATAA
- the efp gene encoding elongation factor P, which produces MASVSTNEFKGGLKFMLDNEPCAIIDNEYVKPGKGQAFNRVKLRKLLSGKVLEKTFKSGESFELADVVDVELGYLYNDGEFYHFMNNETFEQIAADVKAVADSAKWLVENDVCTLTLWNDNPITVTPPNFVEIEVTETDPGLKGDTQGTGGKPATLATGAVVRVPLFIAIGEVVKVDTRTGEYVGRVK; this is translated from the coding sequence ATGGCGTCAGTAAGCACCAATGAATTCAAAGGCGGTTTAAAATTCATGTTAGATAACGAGCCTTGCGCAATTATCGACAATGAATACGTTAAGCCAGGTAAAGGCCAAGCGTTTAACCGTGTAAAACTTCGTAAACTGCTGTCAGGCAAAGTGTTAGAGAAAACATTCAAATCAGGCGAAAGCTTTGAGCTTGCAGATGTTGTTGACGTTGAACTAGGTTACCTATACAACGATGGCGAATTCTACCACTTCATGAACAACGAAACATTTGAGCAAATCGCAGCAGACGTAAAAGCAGTCGCTGACTCAGCAAAATGGTTAGTTGAAAATGACGTTTGTACTCTAACGTTGTGGAATGATAACCCTATCACTGTTACTCCGCCAAACTTTGTTGAGATCGAAGTAACTGAAACCGATCCTGGCCTTAAAGGCGATACACAGGGTACGGGTGGTAAACCTGCAACTCTAGCAACAGGCGCGGTCGTTCGTGTACCTCTATTCATCGCTATCGGTGAAGTTGTTAAAGTTGATACTCGTACTGGCGAATACGTTGGTCGTGTGAAGTAA
- a CDS encoding MgtC/SapB family protein — protein MTQFIEQALNLAPFSWAGLAVCMLCGSLIGIERQTRGKPVGIRTSILIISGTYFFLTMAISLSPNTLDQARVLGQIITGVGFLGAGVMMTLDGKIHGVTSAAIIWVLAALGMMIALGHLSQSVIITLMALVILLGVDKVENSFQSLRRGVHQKWMRKGRVKK, from the coding sequence ATGACACAATTTATAGAACAAGCTCTCAACCTTGCCCCCTTTAGCTGGGCAGGTCTTGCAGTATGCATGCTGTGTGGGTCGTTAATCGGCATCGAACGACAAACACGCGGTAAACCGGTAGGGATCAGGACATCGATTCTGATCATCAGCGGTACTTATTTCTTCCTTACGATGGCGATTAGCCTTTCCCCTAACACGCTCGATCAAGCTCGTGTGCTCGGTCAGATAATAACGGGTGTGGGATTTCTTGGGGCTGGAGTAATGATGACTCTGGATGGCAAGATTCATGGTGTCACTTCAGCCGCGATCATCTGGGTGCTCGCGGCATTAGGTATGATGATCGCACTTGGTCACCTTTCCCAATCGGTAATTATCACGCTAATGGCTCTAGTCATTCTGCTTGGTGTCGACAAAGTGGAAAACAGCTTCCAAAGCCTACGCCGTGGTGTGCATCAGAAATGGATGCGTAAAGGTCGCGTGAAGAAATAG